From the Microbacterium sp. W4I4 genome, one window contains:
- a CDS encoding GDSL-type esterase/lipase family protein yields the protein MNGVTGSVLQILRHLERTGHIAHVIAPSAPGTPLRSGAARVDRVASVPLPGYRHVRVGTATAGRVLDSLRRFEPDVVHLASPFALGWRGTVAAERLGLPVVAAYQTDVAAYAARYGVAVTTSLAEAHLARMHRRATLTLAPSRESENQLARLGIDRVRRWGRGVDAERFHPGARDESWVNREPGQVIVGYFGRLAPEKQVEDLHALRGIPGIRLVIVGDGPARTRLQTLLPDAVFLGQLAGAELARAVASFDIFVHPGESETFGQTLQEAHASGVPVIATGRGGPLDLVRSGIDGWLYRPGDLDDLRMRVKDLAGDTRKRQAFGRAGREAVQGRSWAAVCDQLVGHFDEARELKAVDRTLRVPRTRRPEPAAPQQGRRWRRCVALGDSLTEGLGDLGPDGLERGWADRLALLLAARGGLHYANLAVRSRRVADVSGPQLKRALELRPDLATVLVGANDLVRLRVDVAALAAQVEDTVAQLRSSGADVVLITPFLPRRAASACFARRFSAFASALAAVAQRTGAILIDTDLEASLGERPNWAEDLVHLSRRGHRFLAYRVAEALGVPHAEALGLLEESLHEHERITRRAWWRHHALPWAGRRVLGRTAGDGRSAKHDDLVYIARNSSRVGERVS from the coding sequence ATGAACGGTGTGACCGGGTCAGTGCTGCAGATCCTCCGCCACCTCGAGCGCACGGGGCACATCGCGCACGTCATCGCGCCGTCCGCTCCGGGCACCCCCCTGCGATCAGGAGCGGCGCGAGTCGACCGGGTCGCATCGGTGCCGCTGCCCGGATATCGGCACGTGCGGGTGGGCACCGCCACCGCCGGGCGCGTCCTGGACTCGCTGCGGCGCTTCGAGCCCGATGTCGTGCACCTGGCCTCACCGTTCGCCCTCGGCTGGCGGGGCACAGTCGCCGCCGAGCGGCTCGGCCTTCCCGTCGTCGCCGCCTACCAGACCGACGTCGCCGCCTACGCCGCCCGCTACGGCGTCGCGGTGACCACCTCGCTCGCCGAAGCGCACCTTGCCCGGATGCATCGGCGCGCCACGCTCACGCTGGCGCCGTCCCGGGAATCGGAGAACCAGCTCGCACGTCTCGGGATAGACCGGGTGCGCCGCTGGGGTCGGGGCGTGGACGCCGAGCGATTCCACCCGGGGGCACGCGATGAGTCCTGGGTGAACAGGGAGCCGGGACAGGTGATCGTCGGCTATTTCGGGCGCCTCGCTCCGGAGAAGCAGGTGGAGGACCTGCACGCGCTGCGCGGCATCCCCGGCATCCGGCTGGTGATCGTCGGGGACGGGCCGGCCCGCACTCGGCTGCAGACGCTGCTGCCGGACGCCGTGTTCCTCGGGCAGCTCGCCGGTGCCGAGCTGGCGCGAGCGGTGGCGTCCTTCGACATCTTCGTGCACCCGGGGGAGAGCGAGACCTTCGGCCAGACCCTGCAGGAGGCGCACGCCAGCGGGGTGCCGGTCATCGCGACGGGTCGGGGCGGCCCGCTCGATCTGGTGCGATCGGGGATCGACGGGTGGCTTTACCGCCCGGGCGACCTCGACGACCTGCGCATGCGCGTGAAGGATCTGGCCGGCGACACCCGCAAACGACAGGCGTTCGGCCGTGCCGGACGAGAAGCCGTACAGGGGCGCTCCTGGGCGGCGGTGTGCGATCAGCTGGTCGGGCACTTCGACGAGGCGCGAGAACTCAAGGCCGTCGATCGCACGCTCCGGGTGCCGCGCACCCGACGCCCCGAACCCGCGGCGCCGCAGCAGGGCAGGCGCTGGCGGCGCTGCGTCGCACTGGGGGACTCGCTGACCGAAGGGCTCGGCGACCTGGGGCCGGACGGTCTCGAGCGCGGCTGGGCCGACCGGCTCGCGCTGCTGCTGGCCGCGCGAGGGGGACTGCACTACGCCAATCTCGCCGTCCGATCCCGTCGCGTCGCGGATGTCTCCGGGCCGCAGCTGAAGCGAGCCCTCGAACTGCGCCCCGACCTGGCAACCGTGCTGGTCGGTGCCAACGACCTGGTGCGGCTGCGCGTCGACGTCGCAGCGCTCGCCGCACAGGTCGAGGACACCGTGGCTCAGCTGCGGAGCAGCGGGGCGGATGTCGTGCTCATCACCCCCTTCCTGCCCCGGCGTGCGGCATCGGCCTGCTTCGCCCGCAGGTTCTCCGCCTTCGCCAGCGCGCTCGCCGCGGTGGCGCAGCGAACCGGCGCCATCCTGATCGACACCGATCTGGAAGCCTCCCTCGGAGAGCGCCCGAACTGGGCGGAGGACCTCGTGCACCTCTCCCGTCGGGGGCACCGCTTCCTGGCCTACCGAGTGGCCGAGGCGCTGGGCGTCCCGCACGCCGAGGCGCTGGGCCTGCTCGAGGAGTCGCTGCACGAGCACGAGCGCATAACCCGCAGGGCCTGGTGGCGGCACCACGCCCTGCCCTGGGCGGGACGCCGGGTGCTCGGGCGCACGGCCGGCGACGGGCGGTCGGCCAAGCACGACGACCTCGTGTACATCGCCCGCAACAGCTCCCGCGTGGGAGAACGCGTGAGCTGA
- a CDS encoding DedA family protein produces MIPEPVLQILTGPWGVLLMGALVVGDAFLVVIPGEIAVTALGAIAMSQGTPPLPLIIAVAAASAWCGDVACYLIGRLVGVERWRWMRASRIRSALAWAGRRLSTGTATVLFTARFVPFARLAVNLMAGATRIRAPRYLTLAALAATGWAAYQAAIGAIVAAMLPSAPLVAVAVSVVVAVALGAVIDLVVARFSCVHAAGPND; encoded by the coding sequence GTGATCCCGGAGCCCGTGCTGCAGATCCTGACCGGCCCGTGGGGAGTCCTGCTGATGGGCGCGCTCGTCGTCGGCGACGCCTTCCTGGTCGTCATTCCGGGAGAGATCGCCGTCACGGCGCTGGGCGCCATCGCCATGTCTCAGGGGACGCCGCCGCTGCCACTGATCATCGCGGTCGCGGCTGCGTCAGCCTGGTGCGGCGACGTCGCCTGCTACCTGATCGGTCGGCTCGTCGGGGTGGAGCGCTGGCGGTGGATGCGCGCGTCACGGATCCGATCGGCGCTGGCCTGGGCGGGACGGCGACTGAGCACCGGTACGGCAACAGTCCTGTTCACCGCGCGCTTCGTTCCGTTCGCCCGCCTCGCGGTGAATCTCATGGCGGGTGCCACACGCATCCGTGCACCGCGGTATCTGACGCTCGCGGCGCTGGCGGCGACCGGCTGGGCCGCGTACCAGGCGGCCATCGGCGCGATCGTGGCCGCGATGCTGCCGTCGGCACCGCTCGTCGCCGTGGCCGTGTCCGTGGTGGTCGCCGTGGCGCTGGGGGCGGTCATCGATCTGGTCGTGGCTCGCTTCAGCTGCGTGCATGCGGCGGGGCCCAACGACTGA
- a CDS encoding DUF5302 domain-containing protein, protein MSEDKAVSPEEMKRKFKEALDRKNAKSRGGESHLDGDSAVHATNAPQMKREFRRKSG, encoded by the coding sequence ATGAGCGAAGACAAGGCAGTCTCCCCCGAGGAGATGAAACGCAAGTTCAAGGAAGCGCTCGACAGGAAGAACGCGAAGAGTCGCGGCGGTGAATCGCACCTCGACGGCGACTCCGCCGTGCACGCGACGAACGCCCCTCAGATGAAGCGCGAGTTCCGGCGCAAGAGCGGCTGA
- a CDS encoding SDR family oxidoreductase yields MDIAIAGGTGVIGSHVVRVAQERGHAVRVLSRGAGVDVLAGVGLESALRGADAVIDVLSITTTDAKKAAEFFTRTTANLLAGQRQDGTGHHIALSIVGVDRAPYGYYAGKLAQEDAVTAGDVPWTILRATQFHDFAAQMHSRAAVGPLHLAVRMRTQPIDAGEVATRLVELAEHPAHGRARDIAGPREEELAEMMRAWARHHGHDGWMPRIGLPGAFGRAMRSGALLPQDDADLKGITFAEWLSAQPER; encoded by the coding sequence ATGGACATCGCCATCGCCGGGGGCACCGGAGTCATCGGATCGCACGTGGTCCGCGTCGCTCAGGAGCGCGGCCATGCCGTGCGAGTGCTGAGCCGAGGCGCGGGCGTGGATGTCCTCGCCGGCGTCGGTCTGGAGAGCGCGCTGCGCGGCGCGGACGCCGTCATCGACGTGCTGAGCATCACGACCACGGATGCGAAGAAAGCCGCCGAGTTCTTCACGCGGACCACTGCCAACCTTCTCGCCGGTCAGAGACAGGACGGTACCGGACATCACATCGCGCTGTCGATCGTCGGCGTGGATCGCGCACCGTACGGCTACTACGCGGGCAAGCTCGCGCAGGAGGATGCTGTGACGGCGGGGGATGTGCCGTGGACGATCCTGCGGGCGACGCAGTTCCACGACTTCGCGGCGCAGATGCACTCGCGCGCCGCCGTCGGACCGCTGCACCTGGCCGTGCGGATGCGCACGCAGCCGATCGACGCGGGTGAGGTGGCCACCCGTCTGGTCGAGTTGGCGGAGCATCCGGCGCACGGCAGGGCGAGAGACATCGCAGGCCCGCGCGAGGAGGAACTCGCCGAGATGATGCGGGCCTGGGCCAGGCACCATGGACACGACGGCTGGATGCCGAGGATCGGTCTGCCCGGTGCGTTCGGCCGGGCGATGCGCTCGGGGGCGCTTCTGCCGCAGGACGATGCGGACCTGAAGGGCATCACCTTCGCAGAATGGCTCTCGGCCCAACCCGAGAGATGA
- a CDS encoding FMN reductase has protein sequence MSERRIAVISSGLSNPSSTRMLADRLLAETVKALRERGIEAQADVIELRDLAHDITNNLLTGFAPAPLEEAINRVVSADAVIAVTPIFSTSYAGLFKSFIDVLDPDALSGKPVLIGANAGTARHSLAIDYAIRPLFTYLHAEPVSTGVFAASSDWGANADDVAPLSARVERGAREFADAIARRDAVTDADPFDPDTYLGKGRSFGHLLGGLAGE, from the coding sequence ATGAGCGAGCGTCGTATCGCCGTGATCTCCTCCGGCCTGTCCAACCCGTCCTCCACGCGGATGCTGGCGGACCGCCTGCTCGCCGAGACCGTGAAGGCGCTGCGTGAGCGCGGCATCGAGGCGCAGGCCGACGTGATCGAACTGCGCGACCTCGCGCACGACATCACCAACAACCTGCTCACGGGCTTCGCTCCCGCCCCGCTGGAGGAGGCGATCAACCGGGTGGTCTCGGCGGATGCCGTGATCGCCGTCACCCCGATCTTCTCCACCAGCTACGCGGGCCTGTTCAAGTCGTTCATCGACGTGCTCGACCCGGACGCCCTCTCGGGCAAGCCGGTGCTGATCGGTGCGAACGCGGGCACCGCACGGCACTCGCTGGCGATCGACTACGCGATCCGTCCGCTGTTCACCTATCTGCACGCGGAGCCCGTGTCGACGGGCGTCTTCGCGGCGTCCAGCGACTGGGGCGCGAACGCCGACGATGTGGCGCCGCTGAGCGCGCGCGTGGAGCGCGGTGCGCGGGAGTTCGCCGACGCGATCGCACGCCGCGATGCCGTCACGGATGCCGACCCGTTCGACCCGGACACGTACCTCGGCAAGGGCCGTTCGTTCGGTCATCTTCTCGGCGGCCTCGCGGGGGAGTGA
- a CDS encoding LLM class flavin-dependent oxidoreductase, producing MQFGLMSVSDITQDPTTGVTPSERERIQAAVTMAKHAEDAGLDVFAIGEHHNPPFFSSSPTTLLAYIAAQTERLIVSTSTTLITTNDPVRIAEEYAMLQHLSGGRMDLMMGRGNTGPVYPWFGKDIRQGLPLAIESYALLHELWTKDVVDWEGKFRTSLQGFTATPRPLDGVAPFVWHGSIRTPEIAEQAAYYGDGFFANNIFWPKEHYQRLIELYRQRWSHYGHGAPETAIVGLGGQAFIRPKSQDAVNEFRPYFDNAPVYGHGPSMEDFTEMTPLTVGSPQQVIDRYAAMRDTFGDYQRQLFLMDHAGLPLKTVLEQIDLLGSEVVPVLRKELAQNRAPEAPDAPTHAARVRAVYGDGPAREARPGANRGDNLTTGSPYQDWVPEPVEGPAPAGAAFGLTRTEA from the coding sequence ATGCAGTTCGGTCTCATGTCGGTCAGCGACATCACGCAGGACCCCACCACGGGCGTCACGCCCAGCGAGCGGGAGCGCATCCAGGCCGCCGTCACCATGGCCAAGCACGCCGAGGACGCGGGACTGGACGTCTTCGCGATCGGTGAGCACCACAACCCGCCGTTCTTCTCCTCGAGCCCCACGACCCTGCTGGCGTACATCGCCGCGCAGACCGAGCGGCTGATCGTCTCGACCTCCACGACGCTGATCACCACCAACGACCCTGTGCGCATCGCAGAGGAGTACGCGATGCTGCAGCACCTGTCCGGCGGTCGCATGGACCTGATGATGGGCCGCGGCAACACCGGCCCGGTGTACCCGTGGTTCGGCAAGGACATCCGCCAGGGCCTGCCCCTGGCGATCGAGAGCTACGCGCTCCTGCACGAGCTGTGGACCAAGGACGTCGTCGACTGGGAGGGCAAGTTCCGCACGTCGCTGCAGGGCTTCACCGCCACCCCGCGTCCGCTGGACGGCGTCGCGCCGTTCGTCTGGCACGGCTCGATCCGCACCCCCGAGATCGCCGAGCAGGCCGCGTACTACGGCGACGGCTTCTTCGCGAACAACATCTTCTGGCCCAAGGAGCACTACCAGCGCCTGATCGAGCTGTACCGTCAGCGCTGGTCGCACTACGGCCACGGCGCCCCGGAGACGGCCATCGTGGGCCTCGGTGGACAGGCGTTCATCCGCCCGAAGTCGCAGGATGCCGTGAACGAGTTCCGGCCGTACTTCGACAACGCCCCCGTCTACGGTCACGGTCCCTCGATGGAGGACTTCACCGAGATGACTCCGCTGACCGTCGGCTCGCCGCAGCAGGTCATCGACCGCTACGCGGCGATGCGCGACACCTTCGGCGATTACCAGCGCCAGCTGTTCCTGATGGACCACGCCGGTCTGCCGTTGAAGACGGTGCTCGAGCAGATCGATCTGCTCGGCAGTGAGGTCGTGCCCGTGCTGCGCAAGGAACTCGCGCAGAACCGCGCGCCCGAGGCTCCCGACGCGCCCACCCACGCGGCGCGCGTGCGCGCCGTGTACGGCGACGGACCCGCCCGCGAGGCGCGCCCGGGTGCGAATCGCGGCGACAACCTCACCACGGGCTCGCCCTACCAGGACTGGGTCCCTGAGCCTGTCGAAGGGCCGGCTCCCGCCGGTGCGGCATTCGGACTGACCCGGACGGAGGCGTGA
- a CDS encoding acyltransferase family protein, translated as MSSAVQHPPTGSTGAIPRPRRRVPFWDNARFACIVLVVLGHGIQRLIYDSDVSYAFYLWVYAFHMPAFALISGYFSKASSPTRRQMARVITDILVPYLIFEGLWTLTKLLVEGQADPNLTQPSWTLWFLIALGIFRLVLPYLALLRWPLAWALAVSIGVGYLSNVNSTFSLSRTLGLLFFFTLGWWLRERDLVRRFQLIDFRPWWLRASAIVVLGVWAFVCWRWLPIWDAVDLRYWFFYDDSYAGLSADQWWAGGVRLGLMALALLLSASFLVLMPRRTHRWTTLGQYTMYVYLLHSFVLYPFRESGALRGLDPTWIWLPLITVLAVLIAFALASKPVRRVFRPLIEPRPRWMFGDPALTSDADHRNDPTGSRRSREEPSK; from the coding sequence ATGAGCAGTGCAGTGCAGCATCCGCCCACCGGTTCCACGGGCGCGATCCCCCGCCCGCGTCGACGGGTTCCGTTCTGGGACAACGCCCGCTTCGCCTGCATCGTGCTGGTGGTCCTCGGGCACGGCATCCAGCGTCTGATCTACGACTCCGACGTCTCCTACGCGTTCTACCTCTGGGTGTACGCGTTCCACATGCCCGCCTTCGCGCTGATCTCCGGCTACTTCTCCAAGGCGTCCAGCCCCACCAGACGGCAGATGGCGCGAGTCATCACCGACATCCTCGTGCCCTACCTGATCTTCGAGGGACTGTGGACGCTGACCAAGCTGCTCGTCGAAGGCCAGGCCGATCCGAACCTCACCCAGCCGTCGTGGACGCTGTGGTTCCTGATCGCGCTCGGCATCTTCCGCCTCGTGCTGCCGTATCTGGCGCTGCTGCGCTGGCCGCTGGCGTGGGCGCTCGCCGTCTCGATCGGGGTCGGCTACCTCAGCAACGTCAACAGCACGTTCTCCCTCTCGCGCACCCTCGGACTGCTCTTCTTCTTCACGCTGGGCTGGTGGCTGCGCGAGCGCGACCTGGTCCGCCGCTTCCAGTTGATCGACTTCCGCCCCTGGTGGCTGCGCGCCTCCGCGATCGTGGTGCTCGGCGTCTGGGCGTTCGTGTGCTGGCGCTGGCTGCCGATCTGGGATGCCGTGGACCTGCGCTACTGGTTCTTCTACGACGACTCCTACGCGGGCCTGTCCGCAGACCAGTGGTGGGCGGGCGGCGTCCGCCTGGGGCTGATGGCGCTGGCCCTGCTGCTGAGTGCGTCGTTCCTCGTGCTCATGCCGCGCCGGACGCACCGCTGGACGACGCTCGGGCAGTACACGATGTACGTGTACCTGCTGCACTCCTTCGTGCTCTACCCGTTCCGCGAGTCCGGCGCGCTGCGCGGGCTCGACCCGACCTGGATCTGGCTGCCCCTGATCACGGTCCTCGCCGTGCTCATCGCCTTCGCACTCGCGTCGAAACCGGTGCGCCGCGTCTTCCGTCCCCTGATCGAGCCGCGCCCGCGCTGGATGTTCGGCGACCCGGCGCTGACATCCGATGCCGATCACCGCAACGATCCGACCGGATCCCGGCGCAGCAGAGAAGAGCCTTCGAAGTAA
- a CDS encoding isopenicillin N synthase family oxygenase: MADLTLPVLDLSRLDLGQEEADGFRADLRAATRDVGFFYLTGTGIPAELEQRLHRAARDFFALPEGDKLAIENVKSPHFRGYTRVGGERTQGAVDWREQIDIGPERDAVEGGPAFTRLIGPNLWPAAQPELREVVAEWHAALSAISRRLLRAWALSLGAEESYFDDHFGEPSTLIKIVRYPGTDQPLPQQGVGAHKDSGVLTLLWVEPGRGGLQVERDGQWVDAPPVDGAFVVNIGELLEYATGGYLKATNHRVISPKAPGDRLSIPFFFNPALDTQLPLIDLPPELAAQARGVTDDPNNPIHSLYGENALKSRLRAHPDVAAIHHSDLIAASA, from the coding sequence ATGGCAGATCTCACCCTTCCCGTCCTCGATCTCTCCCGGCTCGATCTCGGCCAGGAGGAAGCGGACGGCTTCCGCGCGGACCTGCGCGCCGCGACCCGCGATGTCGGCTTCTTCTACCTGACCGGAACAGGCATCCCCGCAGAGTTGGAGCAGCGACTGCACCGTGCCGCGCGCGACTTCTTCGCCCTCCCCGAAGGCGACAAGCTCGCCATCGAGAACGTGAAGAGCCCGCACTTCCGCGGATACACCCGTGTCGGAGGCGAGCGCACGCAGGGCGCGGTCGACTGGCGCGAGCAGATCGACATCGGACCGGAGCGGGATGCCGTCGAAGGCGGCCCGGCCTTCACCCGGTTGATCGGCCCGAACCTGTGGCCGGCCGCACAGCCCGAGCTGCGCGAGGTGGTCGCGGAATGGCATGCCGCTCTGTCGGCGATCTCGCGTCGACTGCTGCGCGCGTGGGCGCTGTCGCTGGGTGCGGAGGAGAGCTACTTCGACGATCATTTCGGAGAGCCGTCGACACTGATCAAGATCGTGCGGTACCCCGGAACCGATCAGCCGCTCCCCCAGCAGGGCGTCGGGGCGCACAAGGACAGCGGCGTGCTGACCCTGCTGTGGGTGGAGCCCGGTCGCGGAGGCCTGCAGGTCGAGCGCGACGGCCAGTGGGTGGACGCCCCGCCCGTCGACGGCGCGTTCGTCGTGAACATCGGCGAGCTGCTGGAGTACGCCACCGGCGGCTATCTCAAGGCCACGAACCATCGCGTGATCTCGCCCAAGGCTCCGGGTGATCGCCTGTCGATCCCGTTCTTCTTCAACCCGGCGCTGGACACGCAGCTGCCCTTGATCGATCTGCCGCCGGAGTTGGCCGCGCAGGCCCGAGGGGTGACCGACGATCCGAACAATCCGATCCACAGTCTGTACGGCGAGAACGCCTTGAAGTCACGACTGCGCGCGCATCCGGACGTGGCGGCGATCCATCACTCCGATCTCATCGCCGCTTCGGCGTAG
- a CDS encoding transcriptional regulator, whose product MTETPGREHPRLRLDDSFASPIRFSLMAAMGEDLELDFATLGGILQVSDSALSKAISALEHAGYVQVRKGQVGSRPRTWVHSTTVGRRAFHAHVRALQAIVDFGAGGADAP is encoded by the coding sequence GTGACTGAGACGCCCGGGCGGGAGCATCCGCGCCTGCGCCTGGACGACAGCTTCGCCAGCCCGATCCGCTTCTCGCTGATGGCCGCGATGGGGGAGGACCTGGAGCTCGACTTCGCCACGCTCGGCGGCATCCTGCAGGTCTCGGACTCCGCCCTCAGCAAGGCGATCTCCGCGCTCGAGCATGCCGGCTACGTCCAAGTGCGCAAAGGGCAGGTCGGTTCGCGCCCGCGCACGTGGGTGCACAGCACGACGGTGGGCCGCCGGGCCTTCCACGCGCACGTGCGCGCGCTGCAGGCGATCGTCGACTTCGGCGCCGGTGGTGCCGACGCGCCGTGA
- the rpsO gene encoding 30S ribosomal protein S15, with the protein MALEADVKKAIMEEYATHPGDTGSPEVQVAMLTQRIKDLTEHLKEHKHDHHSRRGLFLLVGQRRRLLGYLQDIDISRYRSLIERLGLRR; encoded by the coding sequence ATGGCACTGGAAGCAGACGTCAAGAAGGCGATCATGGAAGAGTACGCGACGCACCCCGGTGACACCGGATCCCCCGAGGTGCAGGTCGCGATGCTGACGCAGCGCATCAAGGACCTCACCGAGCACCTCAAGGAGCACAAGCACGACCACCACTCGCGTCGTGGGCTGTTCCTGCTCGTCGGTCAGCGTCGTCGCCTGCTGGGTTACCTGCAGGACATCGACATCAGCCGTTACCGCTCGCTCATCGAGCGTCTCGGACTGCGTCGCTAA
- a CDS encoding MFS transporter, giving the protein MQFSRGLLIDLTPVRTSPAFARMWIGSALSGIGGQLTVVTVMLHVFELTGSTFAVSMIAVAGLVPMILAGLYGGMLADAFDRRRVALISATVAFAATALLAVLTWTHAETIWWLYALSMIIAAANSVGMATRTAIVPRLIPLDQLAAASALNGISFGLTVMVGPAVAGMLVALTGFGWTYTIDVILMLSMFLGLWTLPALLPEGTIVRPGLASLVDGWQFLRRAGNIRMQYLLDITAMTFGQPLVLFPALGTVLLGGGAITTGILTAAVAVGTFACSLFSGRIVHYRWHGLGIVRAVQAYGAAIALFGIVLLVGVFLPSASEHTPHVVLIVAACVALALSGAADNVSSIYRNTMMQAAVPDTMRGRLQGIFVIVVAGGPRVGALYAGVLATLTTLWFPPLLGGFLVIVVAAMLSRLSPRFRVYDALSPAA; this is encoded by the coding sequence GTGCAGTTCTCCCGCGGTCTTCTCATCGACCTCACACCCGTTCGGACCAGTCCCGCCTTCGCGCGCATGTGGATCGGGTCGGCGCTGTCCGGCATCGGCGGCCAGCTGACCGTCGTCACCGTCATGCTCCACGTCTTCGAGCTGACGGGCAGCACGTTCGCCGTGTCGATGATCGCCGTCGCGGGTCTCGTGCCGATGATCCTGGCGGGGCTCTACGGCGGGATGCTGGCGGATGCGTTCGACCGCCGTCGGGTGGCCCTCATCTCCGCCACGGTCGCCTTCGCCGCCACCGCCCTTCTCGCCGTCCTCACCTGGACGCATGCGGAGACCATCTGGTGGCTGTACGCGCTGAGCATGATCATCGCGGCCGCGAACTCCGTGGGCATGGCCACGCGCACGGCGATCGTGCCCCGGCTGATCCCGCTCGACCAGCTGGCGGCGGCATCCGCGCTGAACGGCATCTCCTTCGGGCTCACCGTGATGGTGGGTCCCGCGGTGGCCGGCATGCTGGTCGCGCTGACCGGATTCGGCTGGACCTACACGATCGATGTCATCCTCATGCTGTCGATGTTCCTCGGACTGTGGACGCTTCCCGCGCTGCTGCCGGAGGGCACGATCGTGCGACCGGGGCTGGCCTCCCTCGTCGACGGCTGGCAGTTCCTGCGTCGCGCGGGCAACATCCGGATGCAGTACCTGCTCGACATCACGGCGATGACCTTCGGCCAGCCGCTGGTGCTCTTTCCTGCGCTCGGAACCGTGCTGCTCGGCGGCGGCGCGATCACCACCGGCATCCTCACCGCCGCGGTCGCGGTCGGCACGTTCGCGTGCAGTCTCTTCTCGGGCAGGATCGTGCACTACCGCTGGCACGGACTCGGCATCGTGCGCGCTGTGCAGGCCTACGGTGCGGCGATCGCCCTGTTCGGGATCGTGCTGCTCGTGGGCGTCTTTCTGCCCTCGGCATCCGAGCACACGCCCCACGTCGTGCTCATCGTCGCGGCCTGCGTCGCACTCGCCCTGTCGGGAGCAGCCGACAATGTCAGCTCGATCTACCGCAACACCATGATGCAGGCGGCCGTGCCCGACACGATGCGCGGCCGACTGCAGGGCATCTTCGTGATCGTCGTCGCGGGTGGACCCCGCGTCGGCGCACTGTACGCCGGCGTGCTGGCCACGCTGACCACCCTGTGGTTCCCGCCGCTGCTGGGCGGGTTCCTCGTGATCGTCGTCGCGGCGATGCTGTCGCGGCTCAGCCCGCGCTTCCGCGTCTATGACGCACTGAGCCCCGCGGCCTGA
- a CDS encoding YceI family protein, with translation MSIEIPGYRPGTWILDPSHSEVTFSVRHMMISKVRGTFGMKEATLVAPENPLEAQVSAKVDVTSIDTKDDNRDAHLRSADFFDTDTFPTMDFASTGARVENGDFFVDGDLTIRGITKPVSFEFEFGGFGQDPYGNYKAGASAKTVINREDFGLTWNAALESGGVLVGKEITIGLELQGALQA, from the coding sequence ATGTCGATCGAGATCCCCGGCTACCGTCCCGGCACCTGGATCCTGGACCCGTCCCACAGCGAGGTCACGTTCAGCGTGCGCCACATGATGATCTCCAAGGTGCGCGGCACCTTCGGGATGAAGGAGGCGACCCTGGTCGCCCCGGAGAACCCGCTCGAGGCCCAGGTCTCGGCCAAGGTCGACGTGACCTCGATCGACACCAAGGACGACAACCGCGACGCGCACCTGCGCTCGGCCGACTTCTTCGACACCGACACGTTCCCGACCATGGACTTCGCCTCCACCGGCGCGCGCGTCGAGAACGGCGACTTCTTCGTCGACGGCGACCTGACGATCCGCGGCATCACCAAGCCGGTCAGCTTCGAGTTCGAGTTCGGCGGCTTCGGCCAGGACCCGTACGGCAACTACAAGGCCGGCGCCTCGGCGAAGACCGTGATCAACCGCGAGGACTTCGGCCTGACCTGGAACGCCGCCCTCGAGTCCGGCGGCGTGCTCGTCGGCAAGGAGATCACCATCGGCCTCGAGCTGCAGGGTGCCCTGCAGGCCTGA
- a CDS encoding FKBP-type peptidyl-prolyl cis-trans isomerase, whose protein sequence is MTDRTKPEFDAPTGPAPTELVSRDIIVGDGDEAKPGDTVTVHYAGVEHDSGEEFDSSWGRGETIQFPLRGLIQGWQEGIPGMKVGGRRELTIPPHLAYGPAGSGHFLSGKTLIFIIDLVAVG, encoded by the coding sequence ATGACTGATCGCACAAAGCCCGAGTTCGACGCCCCCACCGGACCCGCCCCGACTGAGCTCGTCAGCCGCGACATCATCGTCGGCGACGGCGATGAGGCGAAGCCCGGCGACACCGTCACCGTGCACTACGCCGGTGTCGAGCACGACTCCGGCGAGGAGTTCGACTCGTCCTGGGGTCGCGGAGAGACCATCCAGTTCCCGCTGCGCGGCCTGATCCAGGGCTGGCAGGAGGGCATCCCCGGCATGAAGGTCGGCGGACGCCGCGAGCTCACCATCCCGCCCCACCTGGCCTACGGCCCGGCGGGCTCCGGACACTTCCTGTCCGGCAAGACCCTGATCTTCATCATCGACCTGGTCGCCGTCGGCTGA